A stretch of DNA from Miscanthus floridulus cultivar M001 unplaced genomic scaffold, ASM1932011v1 fs_453_2_3, whole genome shotgun sequence:
GATGCGGAGGGGGATGGAGGCTGGGGCGCGTGGCCCCACGTGCATGCTGGCGCAGGAAGCATAGGGCCGCGGGTGTTCGGACGTGAAATGGAGCCGTGGGCACCGGCGTCTGGACACGAGCGTCCGTCCGGACATCTAGGTGCTAGTCATGCCTGGAAAAAAATCCCAACCCGCTCCAGGCAGACCGTCAGTGCTGAAGGTGTGCACACAGTGATGGCAGACACGATCAGCGTTCTTCATTGAAGTTCATCCGAGATAAAAGATGTAcaccctccgtccctaaataactgtcgttgTTGACGTGCGTGTCACaaatttgactcgatttatagaaaatgcaTATAACATTtgcatctccaaataaatttattaaaaaactagattcaaagatcttttcaatgatactaattatatatcataaatattaatatttttaagagttaaatgcaccagaggtccattaacttatgAGGAGATTTCGATTAGGTCTATCAACTTCTAAAATGGTTTTTTTAGGTTTATAAACTTTATATGCCGTATTATTTAGGTCTATACTTCTTCACATAGGCTGACCACCTACTTCCTGGCGCACAGGATGAACGACTTCCGCGCGCTGCACCTCGTCTTCGGGGTGGCCAACCTCACCAAGCTCATCAAACCCAACGCCAGCgacgccgcccgccgccgcgccgccgaaACGCTCACCTGGGAGGCCCGGTGGCGGGAGCGCGACCCCTCGGACGGATGCTACCGCGAGGTCTCTTGCCTGCGCCGCGACAACGCCGTGCTGCGCGCCGAGAACGCCGCGCTGCGAAGGCAGCTGGCcgcgcagcagcagctgctgctctgTTGGTCGAGTGCCTGCAGCACTACTGGCGGTGCGCTCCTGCACAGCGCCAGCGCCATCAACGGCACGCGTCCGTGTGGGGGCAATGGGCTTTTGACGGCGGCGAGACCTCATCATGCACCGGCAGCTCCGGCGGCAATGCACACCACGTTGGCCTACCGTGGCATGCCGGTGTGTACTACGACAACGGCCAACGGTGGTGGCAGGAGGCCGGCACCGGATGCTGCGGCCATCGCCGTGAGAGGAGGAGGTGGTCAGGTCGACGCTTCTAGGGATAACAAGAGCAGCGCCAGGTGAGGATGCTCGGATGCTAGCTTCCTTGTGCTCAGCTACTGCAAAAAGCTAGCTGTTGAGCTCGCCGTGGAACCGGGTGAGCGCGCACTGGAGCGCCAGCTCTTCTTGCTCGGATAGGTCCCGCGGCGTGGGCGCATGGAAGACGATGACCATTCACGCCGCACGTACCATCGTAGTCGGCGCCGGCGGTGTGGGAGCTGGCCAGCGCGGCCTGTGCCAGTGGGAGGGCACAGCAGCTCGTCCAACACACGGAGGAGCGCGCGCACGTGCGCTAGCGAGAGCGGGTACTTGGGGCCCAGGTTTGACGTCCATGACCGCAGCGTCGGGAGCTGGTCATCCACGTCCGCCAGCAGCGTGCCGAACGCACGTGCCCTGCCACTGCTAGCGGCCTTGCTGATCTCGCCGGCGGTGGCACGGTCCCGCTGATCTCGCCAAGCGTGTGCGTTCGGCGTGTATATATATGGAGGAGGAGACAAGGAGACGACCGTCGAGAGGAAGACGATCGACGACCTGGAGCAGTTGGGTTGTCGCGGTGTTGGTCACTGTTTGAAAAGCCATGCACACGGCAGCACCGACGAAGCTTTTGTGAAGTGGACGGCTCCACATGCACAG
This window harbors:
- the LOC136531828 gene encoding LOB domain-containing protein CRL1-like, with the protein product MNDFRALHLVFGVANLTKLIKPNASDAARRRAAETLTWEARWRERDPSDGCYREVSCLRRDNAVLRAENAALRRQLAAQQQLLLCWSSACSTTGGALLHSASAINGTRPCGGNGLLTAARPHHAPAAPAAMHTTLAYRGMPVCTTTTANGGGRRPAPDAAAIAVRGGGGQVDASRDNKSSAR